Proteins encoded within one genomic window of Victivallis lenta:
- a CDS encoding DUF3846 domain-containing protein has protein sequence MRAIFINAVDRKVEEIQIENELHAFYERIGCDMIQCLDVGANHVLVCDEEGRLRNWKVGFRWPGSEGIAGNALLVCVDKNDDFTDAKVPRILIERNIKFLDLEKTPLPPPAFGCAFIPDLSPESIEAARAEAMHDLLRKRGC, from the coding sequence ATGAGAGCAATTTTCATCAACGCCGTCGACCGGAAGGTCGAAGAAATCCAAATCGAAAACGAGCTTCATGCATTTTATGAGCGCATCGGATGCGACATGATCCAGTGCCTTGATGTCGGAGCGAACCATGTTTTGGTCTGCGACGAGGAAGGCCGCCTCCGGAACTGGAAGGTCGGATTCCGGTGGCCCGGATCCGAAGGAATCGCCGGGAATGCCCTGCTGGTCTGCGTGGACAAGAACGACGACTTCACCGATGCAAAAGTCCCAAGAATTCTGATCGAACGCAACATCAAATTCCTCGACCTGGAAAAGACGCCGCTCCCGCCGCCCGCCTTCGGATGCGCTTTTATCCCGGATTTGAGTCCGGAAAGCATCGAGGCGGCAAGGGCGGAAGCCATGCACGATCTCTTACGCAAACGCGGGTGCTGA